A portion of the Algimonas porphyrae genome contains these proteins:
- a CDS encoding CC0125/CC1285 family lipoprotein has protein sequence MTINATHKWLRKAGLCAAVALMTACATATPYQPASEPGAFDGFSQQMIEADRARISFAGNSLTKRDTVENYLLYRAAETTLERGYDWFELVERDTKAKTRTRVSPSAGSFYDPYFGYSFYRPRFGWSRGYRYSHFRGFRQRRGFGFRGFYDPFYDPFFNDFDVREITKYRATAEVRFGNGPRPDGRSNAFDARSVIENIGPTVKLPEDQR, from the coding sequence ATGACGATCAACGCAACGCATAAATGGCTGCGTAAGGCCGGACTGTGTGCCGCCGTCGCCCTGATGACGGCCTGCGCCACGGCCACGCCCTATCAACCCGCCAGCGAGCCTGGTGCCTTTGACGGCTTTTCACAGCAGATGATCGAGGCCGATCGCGCCCGGATCAGCTTTGCCGGCAATTCCCTGACCAAACGCGATACGGTGGAAAACTACCTGCTCTACCGCGCGGCTGAAACCACGCTCGAGCGCGGCTATGACTGGTTCGAGCTGGTCGAACGCGATACGAAAGCCAAAACCCGGACCCGGGTTTCGCCCAGCGCCGGATCATTCTACGATCCCTATTTCGGCTACAGCTTCTATCGCCCACGCTTCGGCTGGTCGCGTGGCTATCGCTATTCGCATTTCCGGGGCTTCCGGCAACGGCGGGGTTTTGGCTTCCGCGGCTTCTATGATCCGTTCTACGATCCGTTCTTCAATGATTTCGATGTGCGTGAGATCACCAAATATCGCGCCACGGCCGAAGTGCGGTTCGGCAATGGTCCGCGCCCGGACGGTCGCAGCAATGCGTTCGACGCCCGTTCCGTGATCGAGAATATCGGCCCGACCGTGAAACTGCCCGAAGACCAGCGCTAG
- a CDS encoding sodium-translocating pyrophosphatase, whose protein sequence is MTLYLIIGAALLAVLYGIVTRASLMKASTGNERMNEIAGAIQEGAKAYLNKQYKTIAMVGVVVTIALFFLFGMKLIAPVGFVIGAVLSGVAGYVGMLVSVQANVRTTEASRESLGSGLNVAFKAGAVTGMLVAGLALLGLAVYYMVLTGPMGADDRGVIDGLVSLSLGASLISVFARLGGGIFTKGADVGGDLVGKVEAGIPEDDPRNPATIADNVGDNVGDCAGMAADLFETYVVTIAATMILGSILFASVGVLTLYPMAIGAACIVTSIIGTYFVRLSKGSTNVMGALYKGLIATGVLSVAAIAGVTHFVLGGFGEVVGTSFTGMDLLWCSVVGLVITGLIVMITEYYTGTKYRPVRSVAAASESGHGTNVIAGLAVSMEATAIPALIIVAGIIITFSLAGLYGIAIAVTAMLGVAGMIVALDAFGPVTDNAGGIAEMAELPPEVRNTTDTLDAVGNTTKAVTKGYAIGSAGLGALVLFAAYYQDILYFSAQPGNPLSGVTVDFSLTNPYVIVGLFIGGLLPYLFGAWAMQSVGRAATAIVEEVRRQFKADSGILAGTSRPDYAKAVDLLTGAAIKEMIKPSLLPILSPIVLYFAIYFIAGTEQALASLGAMLMGVIVTGLFLALSMTAGGGAWDNAKKYIEDGNHGGKGSEAHKASVTGDTVGDPYKDTAGPAVNPMIKITNIMALLLLAIVAH, encoded by the coding sequence ATGACACTCTATCTGATTATCGGCGCGGCGCTACTTGCCGTGCTCTACGGGATCGTGACCCGTGCCAGCCTGATGAAGGCCAGCACCGGCAACGAACGCATGAACGAAATTGCCGGCGCCATCCAGGAAGGCGCCAAGGCCTATCTGAACAAGCAGTATAAGACGATCGCCATGGTCGGCGTCGTCGTGACGATTGCTCTGTTCTTCCTCTTCGGCATGAAACTCATCGCGCCGGTGGGCTTCGTCATCGGGGCCGTCCTGTCGGGTGTCGCCGGTTATGTCGGCATGCTTGTTTCCGTACAGGCCAATGTCCGCACGACGGAAGCCTCACGCGAGTCGCTTGGTTCCGGCCTGAATGTCGCCTTCAAGGCGGGCGCCGTCACGGGCATGCTCGTGGCCGGTCTCGCCCTGCTGGGTCTGGCCGTCTATTACATGGTTCTGACAGGCCCGATGGGCGCAGATGATCGCGGTGTGATCGACGGGCTGGTTAGCCTGTCCCTCGGCGCGTCTCTGATTTCCGTCTTTGCGCGTCTCGGCGGCGGCATCTTCACCAAGGGTGCGGATGTCGGCGGCGATCTGGTCGGCAAGGTCGAAGCGGGTATCCCGGAAGATGACCCCCGCAACCCGGCAACCATTGCGGATAATGTCGGCGACAATGTCGGTGACTGTGCGGGTATGGCGGCCGATCTGTTCGAAACCTATGTCGTGACTATTGCGGCAACCATGATCCTCGGTTCGATCCTGTTTGCGAGCGTCGGCGTGCTGACACTCTATCCGATGGCCATCGGCGCAGCCTGTATCGTGACGTCGATCATCGGCACCTATTTCGTCCGCCTGTCAAAAGGCTCCACCAACGTCATGGGCGCGCTCTATAAGGGCCTGATCGCGACGGGCGTTCTGTCCGTTGCGGCGATCGCGGGTGTCACCCATTTCGTTCTGGGCGGCTTCGGCGAGGTGGTCGGAACCTCCTTCACCGGCATGGATCTGCTCTGGTGTTCGGTGGTCGGTCTGGTCATTACCGGCCTGATCGTGATGATCACCGAATATTATACAGGCACCAAGTACCGTCCTGTGCGTTCGGTTGCAGCCGCATCCGAATCGGGTCACGGCACCAACGTGATTGCAGGTCTGGCCGTTTCCATGGAAGCGACCGCCATTCCGGCTCTGATTATTGTGGCTGGTATCATCATCACCTTCAGCCTGGCCGGCCTTTACGGCATCGCCATAGCCGTGACCGCCATGCTCGGCGTGGCCGGCATGATCGTCGCGCTCGACGCTTTCGGTCCAGTGACCGACAATGCGGGCGGGATCGCTGAAATGGCCGAACTGCCCCCGGAAGTGCGCAACACGACCGACACGCTGGACGCCGTCGGCAACACGACCAAGGCCGTGACCAAGGGCTACGCCATTGGCTCTGCCGGTCTAGGCGCGTTGGTGCTGTTCGCGGCCTATTATCAGGACATTCTGTATTTCTCGGCCCAGCCGGGTAATCCTCTGTCCGGTGTGACCGTCGATTTCAGCCTGACCAATCCTTATGTGATTGTCGGTCTCTTCATCGGGGGTCTGCTGCCCTACTTGTTCGGTGCGTGGGCGATGCAGTCCGTCGGACGCGCGGCCACCGCAATCGTCGAAGAAGTCCGCCGTCAGTTCAAGGCCGATTCTGGCATACTGGCGGGCACGTCCCGTCCGGATTATGCCAAGGCTGTCGATCTGCTGACCGGTGCGGCGATCAAGGAAATGATCAAGCCGTCCCTGCTGCCGATCCTCTCACCGATTGTGCTCTACTTCGCGATCTACTTCATCGCCGGCACAGAGCAGGCACTCGCCTCGCTCGGCGCGATGCTGATGGGCGTGATCGTCACCGGTCTGTTCCTGGCCCTGTCCATGACCGCCGGCGGCGGCGCATGGGACAATGCCAAGAAGTACATCGAAGACGGCAACCATGGCGGCAAAGGCTCGGAAGCCCATAAGGCGTCCGTCACGGGCGACACGGTCGGCGATCCCTACAAGGATACAGCCGGTCCTGCCGTGAACCCGATGATCAAGATCACCAACATCATGGCACTGCTGCTTCTGGCCATCGTCGCGCACTAG